In a single window of the Chelonia mydas isolate rCheMyd1 chromosome 8, rCheMyd1.pri.v2, whole genome shotgun sequence genome:
- the RPF1 gene encoding ribosome production factor 1 produces MSGLGSMASGAAGSAAGPGDAARAPDQALFPPGFSVSEIKNKQRRHFMFVRWKQQQRKDKLANKKKRKKEREALGDKAPPKPVPKTIENQRVYDETTVDPNDEEVAFDESTDEFAPYFNRQTVPKILITTSDRPRGRTVRFCEQLSTIIPNSHVYYRRGLALKRIIPQCISRDFTDLIVINEDRKIPNGLVLSHLPNGPTAHFRMSSVRLRKEIKRKGKAPTEHQPEVILNNFTTRLGHSIGRMFASLFPHDPQFIGRQVATFHNQRDYIFFRFHRYIFRSEKKVGIQELGPRFTLKLRSLQKGTFDSKFGEYEWIHKHREMDTSRRKFHL; encoded by the exons ATGTCTGGCCTGGGCAGCATGGCCAGCGGAGCGGCGGGCTCGGCCGCGGGGCCCGGGGACGCGGCGCGGGCCCCGGACCAGGCCCTGTTCCCGCCGGGATTCAGCGTATCGGAGATCAAGAACAAGCAGCGGCGCCATTTCATGTTCGTgcgctggaagcagcagcagaggaag GATAAATTGGCAAATAAGAAAAAacggaaaaaggagagagaagcccTTGGagataag GCACCACCAAAGCCTGTACCGAAGACAATTGAAAATCAGAGAGTTTATGACGAAACAACTGTAGATCCTAATGATGAAGAG GTTGCTTTTGATGAATCTACTGATGAGTTTGCACCATACTTCAATAGACAGACAGTTCCCAAGATTCTTATCACAACTTCAGATAGACCTCGTGGG AGAACAGTGAGATTCTGTGAACAGCTGTCTACTATCATACCTAACTCACATGTTTACTATCGAAGAGGACTGGCTCTGAAAAGAATTATCCCACAGTGCATCTCAAGAGACTTCACAGATCTGATTGTTATTAATGAAGATCGCAAAATACCAA ATGGGCTTGTTTTAAGTCATTTGCCTAATGGTCCAACTGCTCATTTTAGAATGAGCAGCGTTCGTCTGCGTAAAGAAATAAAG CGAAAAGGAAAGGCGCCCACAGAACATCAACCTGAAGTAATCCTGAATAACTTTACAACACGACTGGGCCATTCCATTGGTCGCATGTTTGCCTCTCTCTTCCCACATGATCCTCAGTTCATTGGAAGACAAGTAGCTACCTTTCACAATCAGCGAGACTATATCTTTTTTAGATTTCACAG GTACATCTTCAGGAGTGAAAAGAAAGTGGGAATTCAAGAGCTTGGGCCACGATTTACCTTAAAACTGAGGTCTCTTCAAAAAGGAACCTTTGATTCCAAATTTGGAGAGTATGAATGGATTCACAAG CACCGTGAAATGGACACAAGTAGAAGAAAATTCCACTTATAA